The genomic segment GTACCTTCGACGACCGCTTTATTTCCATGTGTAATGATCTGTTTTGTTTCATACTCCGTAGAGACTACACCACGCATCGGTTCAAGTATGTTAATTACATCACTTTTCCCTCTAAGTACAGCCTCACCAACGAGATTCCATTGAACATCTTCTGCAATATGATTGATGAGAAAATCAGCATCACCCGACGCAAAAGCATCATTAAGCCTTTGCACTTTCGCATTGACGGATAGGA from the Litoribacterium kuwaitense genome contains:
- a CDS encoding nuclear transport factor 2 family protein, translating into MQRLNDAFASGDADFLINHIAEDVQWNLVGEAVLRGKSDVINILEPMRGVVSTEYETKQIITHGNKAVVEGTMKMPKENGGEKLYSFCDIYTFDHSNNSTVSELTAYLIELRSHEKEE